The Candidatus Oleimmundimicrobium sp. genome segment TCGCGGCTGATATCGGGGCAGATGGAGGGAAATACTTCAATGCCGTGGACCGTGCCCATCACCGTGCGACAGCGGGCGCGCACACCGGCCCGCAGCAGCAGACGGTAAAATGCGATGCCCTCATCCCGCAGGGGGTCGCATTCGTTGACGCTGATCACTACTGGCA includes the following:
- a CDS encoding alpha/beta hydrolase fold domain-containing protein, encoding PVVISVNECDPLRDEGIAFYRLLLRAGVRARCRTVMGTVHGIEVFPSICPDISRDTAVSIADFCRRG